The Falco rusticolus isolate bFalRus1 chromosome 15, bFalRus1.pri, whole genome shotgun sequence genome has a segment encoding these proteins:
- the RNF166 gene encoding E3 ubiquitin-protein ligase RNF166 isoform X1, with amino-acid sequence MFRSLLVAAAQRPQAPGGSPRPPPASGPAAEALEAQFSCPICLEVFHRAVGIAGCGHTFCGECLQPCLQVPSPLCPLCRMPFDPKKVEKASSVEKQLSSYKAPCRGCSKKVTLAKMRSHVSSCAKVQEQMASCPKFVPVVPTSQPIPSNIPNRSTFVCPYCGARNLDQQELVKHCMENHRNDPNKVRLSGMSCLSPPVSATWVVLDFLSPSMLGCLRWGTCSSSTVSEVLRCVPRLLSHALGGSQLQECQLPPAPPPQAQILLRHLRGLQHR; translated from the exons atgttCCGGAGCCTGCTGGTGGCGGCGGCGCAGCGGCCCCAGGCCCCGGGCGGgtccccccggccgccccccgcctccggccccgccgccgaGGCGCTGGAGGCGCAGTTCAGCTGCCCCATCTGCCTGGAGGTCTTCCACCGCGCCGTCGGCATCGCGGGCTGCGGGCACAC GTTTTGCGGGGAGTGCCTACAGCCCTGCCTGCAAGTACCATCCCCACTCTGCCCGCTCTGCCGCATGCCCTTCGACCCCAAGAAGGTGGAGAAGGCTTCCAGTGTGGAGAAACAGCTTTCGTCCTACAAGGCTccctgcaggggctgcagcaagAAG GTGACCCTCGCGAAAATGCGCTCTCACGTCTCGTCCTGTGCGaaggtgcaggagcagatgGCCAGCTGCCCCAAGTTCGTTCCAGTTGTCCCCACATCCCAGCCTATTCCTAG CAATATTCCAAATCGCTCAACGTTTGTGTGCCCGTACTGCGGGGCCCGGAACCTGgaccagcaggagctggtgaagCACTGCATGGAGAACCACCGCAATGACCCCAACAAAGTG AGACTCTCTGGAATGAGCTGCCTCTCTCCCCCTGTGTCTGCAACCTGGGTGGTGCTGGATTTCCTCTCCCCATCCATGCTGGGTTGCCTGAGGTGGGGAACTTGCAGTTCCAGCACTGTCTCGGAGGTGCTCAGAT GTGTGCCCCGTCTGCTCAGCCATGCCCTGGGGGGATCCCAGCTACAAGAGTGCCAACTtcctccagcacctcctccaCAGGCACAAATTCTCCTACGACACCTTCGTG
- the CTU2 gene encoding cytoplasmic tRNA 2-thiolation protein 2: MCEAAGDDAGCGADTASARRRRVPGHSYPRPCVKCGQGSAALVIRVGDAFCRGCFREYFVHKFRAMLGKNRVIFPGEKVLLALSGGAASSAMLRQVQEGLSRETAKRLRFVPGIIYIDEGAVRGQSVAQREQSLARMETLLQATGFPYHLVHLEQALELPPSILQPGPEGSSKPSTSYKEAVEGFIQQQRQEGDGDSLSTQDMPGGSPPLPRLPAAARTQELLQLFEAVETSTAREELLQMLRIHLILQTARTRGYAKVMTGESCTRVAIKLLTNLALGRGAFLAVDTGFMDNRHGDVMVVRPMREYMAKEIAFYNHFFDVPTVIMPPLSTKRREKPSIHRVIERFLLGLQEDFPSTISTVYRTGEKLSPAPAKASSESQRCLLCLCALDIAGEEELALEPTLIIEEPEPAENGCCQDTPAAGAESRAAFIPLLCYGCRLTFKELGPLATLPPYVRAEAQRRIHRAEMKQQSQEVPLEDEEPSKS, translated from the exons ATGTGCGAGGCGGCGGGGGACGATGCGGGGTGCGGGGCGGACACGGCATCGGCACGGCGCCGCCGCGTACCGGGACACAG CTACCCGCGGCCCTGCGTGAAGTGCGGGCAGGGCTCTGCCGCCCTCGTCATCCGCGTCGGGGATGCCTTCTGCCG CGGCTGCTTCCGTGAGTACTTTGTGCACAAGTTCCGTGCAATGCTGGGCAAGAACCGCGTCATCTTCCCGGGAGAGAAG GTGCTGCTGGCGCTGTCAGGGGGGGCGGCCTCCAGTGCCATGCTCCGTCAGGTCCAGGAG GGGCTCAGCCGGGAGACGGCCAAGAGGCTCCGCTTCGTCCCCGGCATCATCTACATTGATG AGGGAGCGGTGCGTGGGCAGAGTGTGGCGCAGcgggagcagagcctggcccgCATGGAGACCCTGCTGCAGGCGACCGGCTTCCCCTACCACCTGGTCCACCTGGAGCAG GCGCTGGAGCTGCCTCCATCCATCTTGCAGCCGGGGCCAGAGGGGTCCAGCAAGCCCAGCACCTCCTACAAGGAGGCTGTGGAGGGCTTCatccagcagcagaggcaggagggggaCGGGGACAGCCTCAGCACTCAGGACATGCCAGGGGGgtccccacccctcccccgcctgcctgctgctgcccgcacccaggagctgctgcagctctttgaGGCTGTGGAGACGTCGACAGCaagagaggagctgctgcagatgctgcg GATCCATCTCATCCTGCAGACGGCCCGGACCAGGGGCTATGCCAAGGTGATGACAGGCGAGAGCTGTACCCGTGTGGCCATCAAACTCCTCACTAACCTGGCGCTGGGTCGTGGTGCCTTCCTTGCTGTTGACACG GGCTTCATGGACAACCGCCATGGTGACGTGATGGTGGTGCGACCCATGCGGGAGTACATGGCCAAGGAGATCGCCTTCTACAACCACTTCTTCGATGTCCCCACCGTCATCATGCCACCCCTCTCCACCAAG CGCCGGGAGAAGCCCAGCATCCACCGCGTGATTGAGCGCttcctcctggggctgcaggaggattTCCCCTCCACCATCAGCACCGTCTATCG GACGGGTGAGAAGCTGagcccagctccagccaagGCGAGCAGCGAGTCCCAGCgctgcctgctgtgcctgtgtgcCCTGGACATCGCTGGGG AGGAAGAGTTGGCCCTGGAGCCCACACTGATCATAGAAGAGCCAGAGCCAGCGGAGAACGGGTGCTGCCAGGACACCCCAGCAGCGGG GgctgagagcagagctgccttcatCCCGCTGCTGTGCTACGGCTGCCGCCTCACCTTCAAGGAACTG GGCCCTCTCGCCACACTGCCACCCTACGTGCGTGCCGAGGCCCAGCGCAGGATCCACAG AGCGGAGAtgaagcagcagagccaggaggtcCCACTGGAGGATGAGGAACCCAGCAAGAGCTGA
- the RNF166 gene encoding E3 ubiquitin-protein ligase RNF166 isoform X2: MFRSLLVAAAQRPQAPGGSPRPPPASGPAAEALEAQFSCPICLEVFHRAVGIAGCGHTFCGECLQPCLQVPSPLCPLCRMPFDPKKVEKASSVEKQLSSYKAPCRGCSKKVTLAKMRSHVSSCAKVQEQMASCPKFVPVVPTSQPIPSNIPNRSTFVCPYCGARNLDQQELVKHCMENHRNDPNKVVCPVCSAMPWGDPSYKSANFLQHLLHRHKFSYDTFVDYNIDEEAALQAALALSLSEN; encoded by the exons atgttCCGGAGCCTGCTGGTGGCGGCGGCGCAGCGGCCCCAGGCCCCGGGCGGgtccccccggccgccccccgcctccggccccgccgccgaGGCGCTGGAGGCGCAGTTCAGCTGCCCCATCTGCCTGGAGGTCTTCCACCGCGCCGTCGGCATCGCGGGCTGCGGGCACAC GTTTTGCGGGGAGTGCCTACAGCCCTGCCTGCAAGTACCATCCCCACTCTGCCCGCTCTGCCGCATGCCCTTCGACCCCAAGAAGGTGGAGAAGGCTTCCAGTGTGGAGAAACAGCTTTCGTCCTACAAGGCTccctgcaggggctgcagcaagAAG GTGACCCTCGCGAAAATGCGCTCTCACGTCTCGTCCTGTGCGaaggtgcaggagcagatgGCCAGCTGCCCCAAGTTCGTTCCAGTTGTCCCCACATCCCAGCCTATTCCTAG CAATATTCCAAATCGCTCAACGTTTGTGTGCCCGTACTGCGGGGCCCGGAACCTGgaccagcaggagctggtgaagCACTGCATGGAGAACCACCGCAATGACCCCAACAAAGTG GTGTGCCCCGTCTGCTCAGCCATGCCCTGGGGGGATCCCAGCTACAAGAGTGCCAACTtcctccagcacctcctccaCAGGCACAAATTCTCCTACGACACCTTCGTG